CGCCGTTATGCGACTCTCGAAGACGCGGCTGCGCAGATGGTGCTTCACAACAAGCGCCTCACCCGCGACCTCGCGCTGCACCTCGCCACGCACGGCGCGCGGCGGAGCGAGGACGGCACCTATAGCTGGAAGTTCGATCCCTATCAGCGCGCTTCCGCGCCGCACCGGCTCTGGCCGGATGATCACGTCGCGCTGTGGTCGCGGATCGCGTGCCCCACGCTGCTGTTGAATGCCGGCGAAAGCTTTCTGGCTGGCGCTCGTTCGGCGGGATTGGAGCGTTATTTCCAGCAGGCGCGCATCGCGACCATCGCCGGTGCCGGGCATTGGTTGCAGCACGACAAGCCGGAGGAGGTGCTGGGTGAAATCCGGAAGTTTCTGGGGCTGGCCGAGAATGGCGCGGACTAAAGCGTGATGGTATTAAGTTCGATAGCCTGAGTTTTTCAGGTAGTTGGCGCATTCCTCGGATGTGAAGGCATCGAGTGCGTGGCCGATTGCGGCGCAGACGGTGTCGACGGTTCGCGCGGCAGCTTTGCGGACGAGGTGCTTGAGCTTGGCGAATACCTGTTCGATCGGGTTCAGGTCGGGCGAGTATTTTGGCAGGAAGAAGAGCTTGGCGCCGACCGAACGGATGAGCTGGCGAACTGCTTTGCTCCGGTGGCTGCCGAGGTTATCCAGGATGACGATATCGCCGGGTCGCAGAACGGGCAGAAGAACCTTCTCGACATAGGTGCGAAAGCTCACGCCATCGATCGGCCCCTCGATGAACCATGGCGCATCAATCCGGTCATGGCGCAGGGCCGCCAGGAAAGTCATGGTCTTCCAGCGGCCGTGGGGAACCTTGGCGTGAAGTCTGTGTCCGCGCGGCGCCCAGCCCCGCAAGGGCGCCATATCGGTCCTGGTCCAGGTCTCGTCGATGAAGACCAGCCGCTCAGCTTCGACGCGACCTTGATACTTTGCCCACTGGGCTCGCCGCCGTGCGACCTCCGGTCGATCGCGTTCGCCAGCCGCCACGCTTTTTTTTGAAGCTGAGCTTCTCGGCATGCACGAAATCCCACACCGAGTGGTAGTCGACCTTCAGGCCGCGTCCGCCAAGCTCGGCGACGAGACCCCGTATGGTGAAATCGCCGTCCTTGATCCGCTGCGACAGCCAGATCGCGTGCTCGCCCGAAATTGCCTTCGGCTTGTAGCCACCGATCTGGCCAGGCTCGACACTGCCGGTCTTATCGACCCGCTTCATCCAGCCGATGGCCGTGCTGATCGCCACCCCAAACTGCTTGGCGGCTCGATTGCGGGACATCCCGCCCTCGATTGCCGCCACCACGCGCTTGCGAAGATCCAGAGAATAAGGCTTGCCCATCCATGCTGGCCTCCTATCCAGCCAGCATGGTGAATCAGAAACACACTGATTTGGGAATCCCAAATCGATTCACCCTAACCTCATCCCGCTTTAGTCCAGCCCACAGCCGAGTGGGCAACGGATAGGCCCTAGCTCAACGTCCCCGCATGCACCCACCAACCGGGGTGGCCGCGCCGGATCTTCTCGGCGGCGGCATGCGCGTCCGCTGGAGCGCCATAGATCGCAAAGCAGGTCGCGCCCGAGCCGGACATCCGCGCCAGCTTGACGCCGGCGGAAGAGCGCAACGCCTCCAGCACGTCACCGATGACAGGCTGGATGCGCAGCGCGGGAGCCTCGAGATCGTTGGCGACGGTTTCGAGAACGCCGACCCAATCGGAAACCGACCCGCCCGCCTCCGGCCAGGCCGGAGCTTCGAGCACGTCGGTCGCACCGACCAGCAATTCGCCGTTGCGTAGGCCCAACTCCTGGAAGACGTCCTTGGTCGCGACCGGTACGCGCGGATTGACCATCACGCAGGGCATGCTCGGCAAGGCCAGCGGCAGCAACTGCTCGCCGACGCCGGTCATGTCGCACGCGCGAGAGAGCAGGCACACCGGCACATCGGCGCCGGTCGCAAGCGCGACCTTCTGGAGCCTGGAATCATCGAGCGACAGATCGTTGAGGCGCGCCAGCAAGCGCAGCGCCGCCGCCGCATCGGCCGAGCCGCCGCCGATACCGGCTGCGACCGGCAGGACCTTGTCGAGCGCGAAGGCGCCGAGCTTCAGATGCGGCACCGCTTCGGCCAGCAGTTTTGCGGCCTTGAACACGAGATTGTCCGAGGTCTCGCCGCAGGCCGCCGCAAGCGGCCCCGTGGTCGCAAGCCTGAGCTCGCCACCCGGTTCCAGCGTGAGCCGGTCGGCACAATCGGCAAATGCAACCACGCTTTCGAGATCGTGATAGCCGTCGGCGCGACGGCCAACCACGCGAAGGCTCAGATTGACCTTCGCGCGCCCTTCTTCAATCAACGCCGGCATCGGCGATACGCCCCCAGAACTCAACCAGATTAGCCGCCCTTGCCGTCGTCCTTCTTCTTGTCCGCCTGCGCGGCCGAAGAGTTCGAGCTGTCATCCGTCATGCCGTTGGCGATCTTGGCCTCGATCTTCGGCAGATCGTCCGGCTCGGGCTTGAGATCGCGGGCATGCGCCCACTGGAATTTGGCTTCAAGCGTACGGCCGACGCGCCAATAGGCGTCACCGAGATGGTCGTTGATGGTCGGATCCTCGGGCTTGAGGTCGATCGCGCGCTCGAGGTTCTTAACCGCCTCTTCGTAATTGCCGATGCGGTAATAGGCCCAGCCGAGGGAGTCGACGATGTAGCCGTCGTCGGGACGCTGCTCGACGGCACGCTTGATCATCTTCATGCCTTCGTCGAGGTTCACGCCCTGGTCGATCCAGGAATAGCCGAGATAGTTCAGCACATGCGGCTGATCGGGCTGCAGCTCGAGCGCCTTCTTCATGTCGGCTTCGGCCTTGGCCCACTCCTTGGAGCGCTCCTCGCAAATGCCGCGGTAGTAGTACCAGACGCTGTTGGCTTTGTCGTTGCCTACAGGCAGCACGGCGATGCCTTGCGAATAGGTCGCGCCGCAGTCGCCGAACTTCTTGCGGCCGCGCTCGAGATTGCCGAGCGCCATGATGGCTTCGAGATCCTTCGAGTCCTCGGTGATGACGCCCTTGAGGATCTTGATCGCCTCGTCGGTTCGGTCGGCGGAATCGAGATCGATGGCGAGCTGGATCTGCGCGTTGCGCTTGAGGGGCGAACTCGACGGCACGCGCTCGTAGATCTTGATCGCCATCTGCGGACGCTTCACCGATTCATAGAGGTCGGCGAGCGAGAGCAAGGCCAGCGGATGGGTGGGCTGGAGATAGAGCGCGAGTTGGAGATAGACCAGCGCGAGATCCTCGCCGCCTCGGCGGGTCAGCGTCGCGCCGATGCCGTAGAGCGCCTCGGCTGCACCGGCCTGCGCAGAATCGACCAGCGGCGGCATCTTCTTGCCGGCCTTGGTCTCGCGCAGACCTTCCACGATCAGCGGATGACGGGCGAGCTTCTTGTCGAAGGCTTCATAGATCGCCGTGGCCGACGCCGCGTCCTTGTTGCGCGACAGCCAGCGCGCATAGGCCTCGGTGACGCGCAGCATGGAATCGTCGAGCTTGTAGGCGCGTTCGAAACGGACGCCCGCGTCCTTTTCCTTGCCGGCGTTCTCGAGGATCATGCCGGCATGCAGGTCCTTGAACAGCGGATACCATTCCGGGCCTGCCAGCTTGTCGATCGTGGCGACCGCGCCCTTGGCATCGCCCGCCCCATAGGCGGCCCAGCCGGACAGCAGCGTTGCGACGAGATCGGTGATCGGCCCACGGATCGACTGGTTGATGTTGCTCTGCGCGCTCGAATATTTCTTCAGCTTCAAATCGTGCACGCCGACGACGAGGCGCGCAACGCGATTGGTCTTGTCGATGGTGAGGATGCGCTCGGCGAGCTTGACCGCCTCCTCGATGTCGCCGTCGTCGACCGAGGAAATGAAGGCGCGGTCGAGCAACTCGTTGTTCTTCGGGTCGGTCCGCAGCGCGGAGCGGTAGAAAGCGGCGGCCGAAGTCGCGTCGCGCTCGACGCTGGCGTGGCGGGCGGCGAGATAGCTGCCGGCGGTGGTGAGCGACTTCAGATCGTTTCGGGTCGGAAACTGCGCCGCCGTGTCGGCCGGATGGTCCGGCGTCTGCGCCAGCACTCCGCCGGGGACCGCCATGATCGCAGAGCCGGCAAGAGCGATGGCAGCAGCAGTCCAGCGGTTGAAACGATTTGAAAACATCAGGGCTCGCCTTGAGTTGGTAGTGCCTGGGTTCGAAGCAAAAGGCCGTCTCGCACGCGAACGCGACCGGCGACATCGGACCCGGAACCGTCGGGTCCGGACAATGCCGCTTTTGGCGCTTCACCGCAAGGATTCGGACCGGGCGATCCCTTCCGCACGCCCCAAATCGGCCAGCCGCGCCCCAAGACGCCGCTACTATGGCCTTATCGTGGCCGGAGGCACCTGTGGCGCTCCCGATCTCACGCGAACGTGCGCTCCATCACCCTTCGGGCCTATTTGCCCGCCTGGCGCGCCCTTACATCGCCTCGTAGTTCGGTCCACCGCCGCCCTCCGGAGGAACCCAGGTGATGTTTCCGTTGGGGTCCTTCACGTCGCAGGTTTTGCAGTGGACGCAGTTTTGGGCGTTGATCTGGTAGCGCGGAGCCGCGCCCTCCTCGACCCACTCGTAGACGCCGGCCGGGCAATAGCGATTCGAGGGACCGGCGAAGACGTCATGCTCGGACATCTTCTGGAGGTTCATATCGGCAACCCGGAGATGGATCGGCTGATCCTCCTCATGGTTGGTGTTCGACAGGAACACCGAGGACAGCTTGTCGAAGGAAATCTTGCCGTCCGGCTTCGGGTAGTTCCTCGGCGCATGTTGCTTGGCCGGATCGAGCGTCGAGCGGTCGGGCTTGACATGCGACTGCGTGCCGAACAGCGAGGTGCCGAACAGCGTGTTGAACCACATGTCGAAGCCACCGAGTGCGACGCCGAGCACGGTGCCGAACTTCGACCACAGCGGCTTGACGTTGCGAACCAGGAACAGAT
The genomic region above belongs to Bradyrhizobium sp. CCBAU 53338 and contains:
- a CDS encoding tetratricopeptide repeat protein, with protein sequence MFSNRFNRWTAAAIALAGSAIMAVPGGVLAQTPDHPADTAAQFPTRNDLKSLTTAGSYLAARHASVERDATSAAAFYRSALRTDPKNNELLDRAFISSVDDGDIEEAVKLAERILTIDKTNRVARLVVGVHDLKLKKYSSAQSNINQSIRGPITDLVATLLSGWAAYGAGDAKGAVATIDKLAGPEWYPLFKDLHAGMILENAGKEKDAGVRFERAYKLDDSMLRVTEAYARWLSRNKDAASATAIYEAFDKKLARHPLIVEGLRETKAGKKMPPLVDSAQAGAAEALYGIGATLTRRGGEDLALVYLQLALYLQPTHPLALLSLADLYESVKRPQMAIKIYERVPSSSPLKRNAQIQLAIDLDSADRTDEAIKILKGVITEDSKDLEAIMALGNLERGRKKFGDCGATYSQGIAVLPVGNDKANSVWYYYRGICEERSKEWAKAEADMKKALELQPDQPHVLNYLGYSWIDQGVNLDEGMKMIKRAVEQRPDDGYIVDSLGWAYYRIGNYEEAVKNLERAIDLKPEDPTINDHLGDAYWRVGRTLEAKFQWAHARDLKPEPDDLPKIEAKIANGMTDDSSNSSAAQADKKKDDGKGG
- a CDS encoding IS630 family transposase (programmed frameshift) is translated as MGKPYSLDLRKRVVAAIEGGMSRNRAAKQFGVAISTAIGWMKRVDKTGSVEPGQIGGYKPKAISGEHAIWLSQRIKDGDFTIRGLVAELGGRGLKVDYHSVWDFVHAEKLSFKKSVAAGERDRPEVARRRAQWAKYQGRVEAERLVFIDETWTRTDMAPLRGWAPRGHRLHAKVPHGRWKTMTFLAALRHDRIDAPWFIEGPIDGVSFRTYVEKVLLPVLRPGDIVILDNLGSHRSKAVRQLIRSVGAKLFFLPKYSPDLNPIEQVFAKLKHLVRKAAARTVDTVCAAIGHALDAFTSEECANYLKNSGYRT
- a CDS encoding 4-(cytidine 5'-diphospho)-2-C-methyl-D-erythritol kinase; the encoded protein is MPALIEEGRAKVNLSLRVVGRRADGYHDLESVVAFADCADRLTLEPGGELRLATTGPLAAACGETSDNLVFKAAKLLAEAVPHLKLGAFALDKVLPVAAGIGGGSADAAAALRLLARLNDLSLDDSRLQKVALATGADVPVCLLSRACDMTGVGEQLLPLALPSMPCVMVNPRVPVATKDVFQELGLRNGELLVGATDVLEAPAWPEAGGSVSDWVGVLETVANDLEAPALRIQPVIGDVLEALRSSAGVKLARMSGSGATCFAIYGAPADAHAAAEKIRRGHPGWWVHAGTLS